CATCGGCAATCACCTGCACCATGCCGTCCGGCGTGGGCCGGCCCCCAAAGATCACCACGGTCGCGCCAACGGACATCGGAAACGTCATCGAATTGCCAAGCCCATAGGCGAAAAAGAACTTGGCCGCGGAAAACACCACGTCGTGTTCGCGCACCTGCAACACCTGCGCGCCATAGGTGTCCGCCGTCGCCTTCAGCGCGGAATGGATGTGATACACCCCCTTCGGCTGTCCGGTCGAGCCCGAAGAGTAGAGCCAGAATGCCGTCTCATCATCCGTGGCATCAAGGGTGTCAATCGGTGCCTCCGCCCGCGCCATGAACGCGTCATAGGTCTGTGCCCCGTCGCGCGCGCCGCCGATCACCACAACACGGCGCAGGTACGGATTGCCCTTCAGCGCCGGGGCCACCACGTCCCACAGCGCCTCTGACACGACCAGCATCGTGGCGCGGCTGTCCCGCAGGATCGCATCATAGACCGGCGTCGCCAGCAACGTATTCAGTGGCACCGGAATCACCCCGGCCTTCAGCGCGCCCCAGAACAGCACCGGAAACTCGATCTGGTCCAGCACCAGCATCGCCACCCGCTCTTCGGGCCGGATGTCAGACGCCAGGAACGCGGCACCGGCGCGGCCCGACGCCTCGGCCAGCGTGCCGTAGGTCAGGCTGCGCCCCGTGCCGACCTCGCGAAAGGCAACCTTGTCGCTGCGGCCCTCGGCCACGTGACGGTCCACAAAGTAAGATGCTGCGTTTGCCACGTGTCCCCTCCCAAAGACTCATGAAGATGCTTTATCGTGCATCCTGCGTCAGGCTGTCGCAATGTCCAGGCCGCGATCACGCACTTTACTGCAACCCCAACACCCGCGCCGCGTTGTCTTTCAGAATGCCGGGGCGCACTTCGTCCTTGATGTCGATGCCTTCGAAATCCGCCAACCACCGCTCGGGTGCGATCATCGGCCAATCCGACCCGAACAGCATCTTCTTGCGCAGGATAGAATTGCAATACCGCACCAGGATCGGCGGGAAATACTTGGGCGACCAGCCACTCAGATCGATATAGACGTTCGGCTTGTGCTGCGCGACGGCCAGCGCTTCCTCCTGCCACGGGAAACTGGGATGGGCCAGGATGATCTTCAGATCGGGAAAATCCACCGCCACGTCATCCATATACATCGGGTTCGAATACTTCAGGCGCATCCCGTTGCCGCCACGCATCCCCGACCCGACACCAGTCTGCCCGGTATGAAACAGCGCAATGCCGCCCTCATCCTCGATCGCGCGATACAGGTCATAGGCCATGCGGTCATTGGCATAAAACCCCTGCATGGTCGGATGAAACTTGAACCCCTTGATGCCAAACTCGCGCATCAGCCGCCTGGCCTCGCGCACGCCCATCTTGCCCTTCCACGGGTCAATGGACGCAAACGGGATCAGGATGTCACTGTTCTCGGCGGCAATCTCCGCGACTTCCTCGTTGGCATAGCGGCGATAGCCGGTCTCCCGCTCCGCATCGACGGGAAAGATCACGGCGGCAATGTTCTGCGCCCGGTAATGCGCCGCCGTCTCGGGCACCGTCGGCGGGTGTGTCCAGGGGGCGCGAAAATACGCTGCCATGGTGGATTGCAGGTCGTCATAGCCGTCATCCGGGTGACACCCGCAGGGCTCCTCGGCATGGGTGTGGATGTCGATGGCGCGGATCTTTTCAAGGTCAATCACAGGGCAATACTCGCGGGATCAGTGTTGTCATAAAGCCGGTCCACCAGATGGGCCCGGCGCTCCAGCAGCCTGGCAAAGTTGATGTTGCCCTTGGCGGTCACTTCGCCCGCGCCCATATCCGGCGGGTCGGCCAGAACGAGGGCACGCACAACCCTTCGGGCCGTGCCGGTGATGCCGTCGGAATACGTTTCCATACGCTTGCGTATTTCATCGGATGCTGCGCAGCATAGCGCGGCCTCATCCACCACACCGTCCTGCGCGTCCGGCCCCGGAACAATCAGTATGCCGACCTCATCCCGCCCCGCGCCGCAGACAACAACATCCTGTGCCAGGGGGCCAAGCACGGCCAGCATATCCAGACGCAGTTGCGCCGCCTGAACCCAGGTTCCCGTGCTCAGCTTAAAGTCCTCGGACAGCCGCCCGTCAAAGCGCAACCCCTTGTTCATATCCGCCGGGTCCACGAAACGCATCGCATCTCCGGTGACAAAAAAGCCCTCGATATCAAACGCTTCTGCCGTCTTTTCCGACGCTTCGTGGTAACGCGAAAAGACATTGTCGCCCTTCACCCGCACATCCATGCGCCCCGTCCCGTCATCGACAAGTTTCACAGACACGCCGGTCATCGGGACACCGACAATCCCGGCACCCTTGGCCGGAACATGTTGCAACAGGGCGGCGGGGGCGGTCTCGGTCAGCCCCCAGCTTGACGTGATCAGCGGCATGCGTCCCGCCGTCTCAAGCGCCATACGCTCAAGTACGCTCCACGTCTCCTGCGGCAGCGACGCACCTGCATAAAAGATCATGTCGAGGTCGCGGAAATACGTCTCGCGCAAGCGTGCGTCGCGTTCCATCGCCGCCACCAATTGCGCAAACCCAATCGGCACGTTGAACGAGATCGTGCCCGACACCAGCCCCAGATTCTCGACCGTCCGCCCGAATTTCGCCGGGATCGGCGCACCGTCATCAATGTACAGCGCCCCCCCGTTGGCCAGCACCAGATTGAAGTTATGCGATCCGCCAAAAACATGGTTCCACGGCAGCCAATCCACCAGCACCGGGGGGCGCGCAGCGACAAAGGGCAGGCCATCGCGGATTTGCGCCTGATTGGTCGTCATCATCCCGTGGGTTGTCACAACCGCCTTGGGATCAGAGGTCGACCCGGAGGTCAGCAACAGCTTTGCCACCGTTTCGGGGCCGACAGCCGCATGGGCGGCATTCACATCCGCCGACCCGTTCAAACCGGCCAACGCCTCACCGCGCCCGGACACCACGCGCGACACCAGTTTCGGGCAGTCAAACAGGTCCAAAGCCGGCCCAAACGCGTCATCATCCGCCGCATAGACCAGCGCGGGTTTCACCAGATCACGCACATATTCCAGCCGTCCATGCGCCGCCGCGATCAGGCTGTACTGCGCGGCCACGGGCACCGTCACCAGCCCTACATACTGCGCCGCCAACGTCAGCAGTGCATGATCCACCGCATTGCCCGACAGGATCAGGATCGGCCCCGACACACCCCGCGCCAATAGCCCGGCGGCCAGCACGCGCACACGCTCCAATGCGTTTGCATACGATACTGTATGCCACCCGTCCTCGGATCGCTCCGCCAGAAACACAGCGTCGGGCGTTTGTGCCGCCCATCGGTCCAACCACACGCCCGTCGACCGATCCACCGCCGACAGCTCATGGCCCGATCGCAGCACAATCGACCCGTCCGGACGGTCCTCGCGCACCACCTTGTGCGGCAACAATCCCAGATGATCGGTCATCCCCGCCCCTCGATCCGCGCCAGCGCCTTTTTCACCGCCGCAATTTCCACCGCGCGCAATCCGTCCAGCATGCGCCGATCATGGGCGCGCACCGCCGCCACGGCCTTGTCATATACCCGCCGCCCCGCAATCGTGCATTGCAGCGCATAGGCGCGACGGTCGTCAGCGCAGGGCGCGCGGGTGACCCAACCCGCCTCCTCCAACCGGTCCACATAAACCACCACATTCGCCCGCTCGACGGACAGGGCCCCCGCCAACTGGCTGGGTCGCAGGCCGGGATTCTCGACAATCATCGACAGCGCGGAAAAGGTCAGCATGCGCAGGCCAAACGGCTCCAACGTGCGCGCCAGATCGGCCTGAAGGACGTTGAACGCGCGCTTCATGTTGTACCCCACGAACTGGCGCAGGGCGGCATCGGTAACATCCGACTCCGTATGTTGCTCTACCTTCCGCATCATCGAAACCTCGGCGCGCGCTTTTCAAGGAAGGCCGCCAACCCCTCCACCGCATCGGGCGAGGTCTGGGCCAGCGCGGCCGCCATGCTTTCGACAAACAGCCCATCCTGCCGGGACATATCGGCAATCCGCGCGATCCCCTGGATCATCATGTAATTGGACAGCGGCGCGTTCCCGGCGATCTGCGCCGCAATCTCCATCGCCCGCGGCAGCGCCTCTCCGGTGCCAACGGCATAATGCGCCAACCCCAGGGCCACGGCCTCCTCGGCGCCATATTTGCGCCCCGTCAGCATCATCTCGGTCATCCGGTCCGGCCCCAGAATGCGCCCCACACGCACCGTCGCGCCACCGCCGACAAAGATGCCGCGCCGCCCCTCGGGCAATTGGAAAATACAGTCCGGTTCCGCAATCCGCACATGGGTCGAGGTCGCCAGTTCCAATCCGCCCCCGATCACCGCGCCCGTCATCGCCGACACGACAGGCAGGCCCGATCCCTGCACCCGGTCCATGACCGCGTGCCAGCCACGCGAGTGATGCAACGTGCCTTCGGCATCCCGGGCCACGTGTTCCGACAGGTCCAGACCGGCACAATAATGCCCACCCGCACCGGTGA
The sequence above is drawn from the uncultured Tateyamaria sp. genome and encodes:
- a CDS encoding amidohydrolase family protein, with amino-acid sequence MIDLEKIRAIDIHTHAEEPCGCHPDDGYDDLQSTMAAYFRAPWTHPPTVPETAAHYRAQNIAAVIFPVDAERETGYRRYANEEVAEIAAENSDILIPFASIDPWKGKMGVREARRLMREFGIKGFKFHPTMQGFYANDRMAYDLYRAIEDEGGIALFHTGQTGVGSGMRGGNGMRLKYSNPMYMDDVAVDFPDLKIILAHPSFPWQEEALAVAQHKPNVYIDLSGWSPKYFPPILVRYCNSILRKKMLFGSDWPMIAPERWLADFEGIDIKDEVRPGILKDNAARVLGLQ
- a CDS encoding feruloyl-CoA synthase, producing MTDHLGLLPHKVVREDRPDGSIVLRSGHELSAVDRSTGVWLDRWAAQTPDAVFLAERSEDGWHTVSYANALERVRVLAAGLLARGVSGPILILSGNAVDHALLTLAAQYVGLVTVPVAAQYSLIAAAHGRLEYVRDLVKPALVYAADDDAFGPALDLFDCPKLVSRVVSGRGEALAGLNGSADVNAAHAAVGPETVAKLLLTSGSTSDPKAVVTTHGMMTTNQAQIRDGLPFVAARPPVLVDWLPWNHVFGGSHNFNLVLANGGALYIDDGAPIPAKFGRTVENLGLVSGTISFNVPIGFAQLVAAMERDARLRETYFRDLDMIFYAGASLPQETWSVLERMALETAGRMPLITSSWGLTETAPAALLQHVPAKGAGIVGVPMTGVSVKLVDDGTGRMDVRVKGDNVFSRYHEASEKTAEAFDIEGFFVTGDAMRFVDPADMNKGLRFDGRLSEDFKLSTGTWVQAAQLRLDMLAVLGPLAQDVVVCGAGRDEVGILIVPGPDAQDGVVDEAALCCAASDEIRKRMETYSDGITGTARRVVRALVLADPPDMGAGEVTAKGNINFARLLERRAHLVDRLYDNTDPASIAL
- a CDS encoding MarR family transcriptional regulator — encoded protein: MMRKVEQHTESDVTDAALRQFVGYNMKRAFNVLQADLARTLEPFGLRMLTFSALSMIVENPGLRPSQLAGALSVERANVVVYVDRLEEAGWVTRAPCADDRRAYALQCTIAGRRVYDKAVAAVRAHDRRMLDGLRAVEIAAVKKALARIEGRG
- a CDS encoding crotonase/enoyl-CoA hydratase family protein — protein: MPDLLVDVQDKIAVLTLNRANKRNAMSDGLLAEIDAFFRAPPDGVRVAVITGAGGHYCAGLDLSEHVARDAEGTLHHSRGWHAVMDRVQGSGLPVVSAMTGAVIGGGLELATSTHVRIAEPDCIFQLPEGRRGIFVGGGATVRVGRILGPDRMTEMMLTGRKYGAEEAVALGLAHYAVGTGEALPRAMEIAAQIAGNAPLSNYMMIQGIARIADMSRQDGLFVESMAAALAQTSPDAVEGLAAFLEKRAPRFR